A single window of Dermacentor albipictus isolate Rhodes 1998 colony chromosome 1, USDA_Dalb.pri_finalv2, whole genome shotgun sequence DNA harbors:
- the LOC139054325 gene encoding uncharacterized protein isoform X1, which produces MPSESEKGGDQYAVVKFPEEGNSVALVHTKWLHGDVCLWPQDSKNVSYLAKCGASPSSNWQVVPCVPIGTFRTYDAARQKLKQAEDGSDLGSEVDLGRGKRKKQRRALSSSPESVQRLPLPPPSMMKKAQKRDGRRIHKQSSLASTSRANDPNVCSDQGAVQCAQMCASETSESEGEAESGGEQDAMQESSGIKRSSTAHSLMKRASQMGNTQCNNEKWHSSQSVAPISDDGIKQVIRLLQTVILRVEHLGSQLDVIKAKLCDQQLQPEADLLEKPFCDITEFELFDQGLSESDAMKSKLVRELAALGGRNVSLSTRRILEALMTQEVAVQYSWLGQKGKKKFLSLTTCDLIYKSVKCTFETVKRSEVEDVVKTWLRHAGEKLRKNNKQSEKVTELLE; this is translated from the exons ATGCCCTCGGAATCGGAAAAAGGAG gtgatcaatATGCAGTCGTCAAGTTTCCAGAGGAAGGCAACTCTGTGGCTCTTGTACATACCAAGTGGCTGCATGGCGATGTCTGCTTGTGGCCACAGGATTCCAAGAATGTTTCGTATTTAGCAAAATGTGGAGCCTCTCCATCCTCCAACTGGCAAGTCGTGCCATGTGTGCCCATAGGCACATTCA GAACATATGATGCAGCGCGACAAAAGCTCAAGCAAGCTGAAGATGGGTCAGACTTGGGGAGTGAAGTGGACCTGGGacggggcaaaagaaaaaagcaacgaaGAGCCCTTAGCTCAAGTCCGGAAAGTGTGCAGCGACTACCACTTCCACCGCCCTCTATGATGAAAA aagCACAGAAGAGGGATGGGAGACGCATTCACAAGCAGTCATCACTTGCATCAACATCTAGGGCTAATGATCCCAATGTTTGCA GTGATCAAGGCGCAGTGCAATGTGCACAAATGTGTGCTAGCGAGACTTCAGAATCTGAGGGTGAGGCTGAGTCTGGAGGTGAACAAGATGCAATGCAAGAATCATCAGGCATTAAAAGATCGTCCACAGCTCACTCTTTGATGAAAA GAGCAAGCCAAATGGGAAATACACAGTGCAACAATGAGAAGTGGCATTCAAGTCAGTCTGTTGCACCTATTTCAGATGATG GCATTAAGCAGGTGATCAGGCTTCTACAAACGGTAATCTTGAGAGTCGAGCACCTGGGAAGCCAACTAGACGTAATAaaagcaaagctttgtgaccAACAACTGCAGCCTGAAGCAGATTTGTTAGAAAAACCATTTTGTGACATCACGGAGTTCGAACTGTTTGATCAAGGCCTCTCAGAAAGTGATGCAATGAAGTCAAAGTTG GTACGGGAACTCGCTGCCTTAGGAGGAAGAAATGTTAGTTTGTCTACGCGTCGCATTCTTGAAGCCCTGATGACCCAGGAAGTGGCTGTTCAATATAGTTGGCTcggacaaaaaggaaagaagaagttCTTGTCGTTGACAACCTGCGACTTGATATATA AAAGTGTTAAGTGCACATTTGAAACTGTAAAAAGAAGTGAAGTTGAGGACGTTGTAAAAACGTGGCTCAGACACGCTGGGGAGAAGCTTAGAAAGAATAACAAACAGTCTGAAAAAGTCACAG AGCTGCTGGAGTGA
- the LOC139054325 gene encoding uncharacterized protein isoform X2 translates to MPSESEKGGDQYAVVKFPEEGNSVALVHTKWLHGDVCLWPQDSKNVSYLAKCGASPSSNWQVVPCVPIGTFRTYDAARQKLKQAEDGSDLGSEVDLGRGKRKKQRRALSSSPESVQRLPLPPPSMMKKAQKRDGRRIHKQSSLASTSRANDPNVCSDQGAVQCAQMCASETSESEGEAESGGEQDAMQESSGIKRSSTAHSLMKRASQMGNTQCNNEKWHSSQSVAPISDDGIKQVIRLLQTVILRVEHLGSQLDVIKAKLCDQQLQPEADLLEKPFCDITEFELFDQGLSESDAMKSKLVRELAALGGRNVSLSTRRILEALMTQEVAVQYSWLGQKGKKKFLSLTTCDLIYKLLE, encoded by the exons ATGCCCTCGGAATCGGAAAAAGGAG gtgatcaatATGCAGTCGTCAAGTTTCCAGAGGAAGGCAACTCTGTGGCTCTTGTACATACCAAGTGGCTGCATGGCGATGTCTGCTTGTGGCCACAGGATTCCAAGAATGTTTCGTATTTAGCAAAATGTGGAGCCTCTCCATCCTCCAACTGGCAAGTCGTGCCATGTGTGCCCATAGGCACATTCA GAACATATGATGCAGCGCGACAAAAGCTCAAGCAAGCTGAAGATGGGTCAGACTTGGGGAGTGAAGTGGACCTGGGacggggcaaaagaaaaaagcaacgaaGAGCCCTTAGCTCAAGTCCGGAAAGTGTGCAGCGACTACCACTTCCACCGCCCTCTATGATGAAAA aagCACAGAAGAGGGATGGGAGACGCATTCACAAGCAGTCATCACTTGCATCAACATCTAGGGCTAATGATCCCAATGTTTGCA GTGATCAAGGCGCAGTGCAATGTGCACAAATGTGTGCTAGCGAGACTTCAGAATCTGAGGGTGAGGCTGAGTCTGGAGGTGAACAAGATGCAATGCAAGAATCATCAGGCATTAAAAGATCGTCCACAGCTCACTCTTTGATGAAAA GAGCAAGCCAAATGGGAAATACACAGTGCAACAATGAGAAGTGGCATTCAAGTCAGTCTGTTGCACCTATTTCAGATGATG GCATTAAGCAGGTGATCAGGCTTCTACAAACGGTAATCTTGAGAGTCGAGCACCTGGGAAGCCAACTAGACGTAATAaaagcaaagctttgtgaccAACAACTGCAGCCTGAAGCAGATTTGTTAGAAAAACCATTTTGTGACATCACGGAGTTCGAACTGTTTGATCAAGGCCTCTCAGAAAGTGATGCAATGAAGTCAAAGTTG GTACGGGAACTCGCTGCCTTAGGAGGAAGAAATGTTAGTTTGTCTACGCGTCGCATTCTTGAAGCCCTGATGACCCAGGAAGTGGCTGTTCAATATAGTTGGCTcggacaaaaaggaaagaagaagttCTTGTCGTTGACAACCTGCGACTTGATATATA AGCTGCTGGAGTGA